From the Streptococcus oralis ATCC 35037 genome, one window contains:
- a CDS encoding Cna B-type domain-containing protein — protein sequence MRLKKLWLYILTPLLVLFGSAALTNTVQAQELKNVITKVGIWETDNGKFVTPDAKGVYNLAPQNQSYENYKFATDFDLSAYDGMLNDGDTFTFTIPAPLSVRAETFELKDKETDTAVGDATVVSNGDNQGGKVTITLKNLAEYLKKKGGTEVRGVSGTFYVAFSSKKETEEESIQLDKTETKDDVNFKMKFKKGGERDYSEGIGKTNISKVNGTINKEKWESALLEKSGDYIHKWNLRVNPKQAEYNKIVVRDWVDKDYSPMQIIPESIVVTAGYYNKVYALVDDVTLEAGKDYEIKWNDSYTEFTITFNNAKAIRATNGKAAAFRIVYNTTAPADGTKVQNNAEITADDQVLPVSDDRTETVTKVIGNSTVTSGGTIQLKTGYRITLYKVDEKSLDRLAGAKFKITPPEGVTTAQEETVTTDASGIAQSAIYTDEDVKKGEFTITEIEAPKGYQLDSTPIKVTVGQEGVIKTISNKRNSTKAQIQAIKKLTGRAMKAGEFEFDLFNDKTNKVVETVTNDADGNINFAELTFDKAGTYNYHIVEKKANTTEKGVTYDANPVGVTVTVTADAEGKLSAAVAYENDDKTFENTYAAEKTSAPIEVTKALTGRTLKADEFEFVLKNDADGSEVQKVKNTADGKVKFSPIDYTAAGTYKYTIVETNAGQTIDGVTYDSLEVKVTVEVTDDGEGKLTANVTYPADKEFNNSYGASKTPAPLAVKKTLTGRELKADEFEFTLTDKDGNVKETVKNDKDGNVKFSALSFDEVGTFTYKITEKAGTATGITYDTKTITATVTVTDNGKGALEATVTYDDEKAFENTYTPAGATSVTLGAKKVLEGKDLEAGKYSFELKKADGTVVETVTNAADGTVTFSPISYDESQVGTHKYTISEVAGTETGITYDKTVKEVEVTVEKVSATELKATASKEANDLVFTNTYTPAKTEVPVKKVWKDANNQDGKRPTSVTVKLLADGQDTGKTLELNVANNWAGSFTNLDADKGGTPIQYTVVEVTVAGYTSDVTGDSASGFTITNSYSPETVDVKATKNWDDANNQDGKRPTKITINLLADGQKVDSKEVQAAADGTWTVEFTKLAKYKAGKEIKYTVTEEAVAEYESTITDFTITNKYAPKAIDYKVTKVWNDANNQDGKRPESVTVQLYKKVGDADPVAVEGKKLTLTAKEKTDDNTWVASFTNLPQYEAGKEITYSIDEVDVPAGYEASVTGQVVTNTHNPETVVLSGTKVWDDNNNQSGKRADKVKVQILNGDKVVQEIEVSEATGWKFESKALPKYGNGTEIKYTVKEVAVKEYTSTVTTDKDGKYTVTNEYTPEKTSVKGKKIWKDEENKDGIRPASITVKLLADGQDTGKTAVASEATGWTYEFTGLERYKDTKGTEFKYSVEEVPVEGYSSKVEGFNITNTHTPEKPTPGKPNEPGKPSPKSQLPNTGEKASSAAVVAGLALMAVTGGLYFVSRKNK from the coding sequence ATGAGATTAAAAAAATTGTGGCTCTATATTTTAACGCCACTCTTAGTTCTATTTGGTTCTGCAGCTTTGACAAATACTGTTCAAGCGCAAGAACTTAAAAATGTCATCACCAAAGTTGGTATTTGGGAGACTGATAATGGGAAGTTTGTAACTCCAGATGCAAAAGGAGTTTACAATCTTGCACCTCAAAATCAATCTTACGAAAACTACAAGTTTGCTACTGATTTTGATTTGAGCGCTTACGATGGTATGTTGAATGATGGTGATACCTTTACATTCACTATTCCAGCTCCATTGTCTGTTCGTGCTGAAACCTTTGAACTCAAAGATAAAGAGACTGATACTGCTGTAGGTGATGCAACAGTTGTTTCTAATGGTGACAACCAAGGTGGTAAAGTTACCATTACTTTGAAAAACCTTGCTGAGTACCTTAAGAAAAAAGGTGGTACAGAAGTTCGTGGTGTTTCAGGTACCTTCTATGTAGCTTTCAGCTCTAAGAAAGAAACAGAAGAAGAATCAATTCAACTTGATAAGACTGAAACAAAAGATGATGTCAACTTCAAGATGAAGTTCAAAAAAGGTGGAGAACGAGACTATTCTGAAGGTATTGGTAAAACAAACATTAGTAAAGTTAATGGTACTATCAATAAAGAAAAATGGGAATCAGCCCTCCTTGAAAAATCAGGAGATTACATCCACAAGTGGAATCTTCGTGTAAACCCTAAACAAGCTGAGTACAACAAGATTGTAGTTCGCGACTGGGTTGACAAGGACTACTCACCAATGCAAATCATCCCTGAATCAATCGTGGTTACTGCTGGTTACTACAACAAAGTCTATGCTTTAGTTGATGACGTAACTCTTGAAGCAGGTAAAGACTACGAAATCAAGTGGAATGATTCTTACACTGAGTTTACTATTACCTTTAACAATGCTAAAGCAATCCGTGCTACAAATGGTAAAGCAGCAGCATTCCGTATCGTCTATAACACAACAGCGCCAGCTGATGGAACCAAAGTTCAAAACAATGCTGAAATTACAGCTGATGACCAAGTTCTTCCAGTGAGCGACGATCGTACTGAAACTGTTACAAAAGTTATCGGTAATTCAACAGTTACATCAGGTGGTACTATCCAGCTGAAAACTGGTTACCGTATCACGTTGTATAAAGTAGATGAAAAATCACTTGACCGTCTTGCAGGAGCTAAATTCAAGATTACTCCTCCAGAAGGTGTAACTACAGCGCAAGAAGAAACAGTAACAACAGACGCTAGTGGTATTGCCCAGTCTGCAATCTATACTGATGAGGACGTTAAGAAGGGTGAATTCACCATTACTGAGATTGAAGCTCCTAAAGGTTACCAATTGGATTCAACTCCAATCAAAGTAACTGTTGGCCAAGAAGGTGTTATCAAAACAATCTCAAACAAACGCAACAGTACAAAAGCTCAAATTCAAGCAATTAAAAAATTGACTGGTCGAGCTATGAAAGCTGGAGAGTTTGAATTCGACTTGTTCAATGATAAGACAAACAAAGTTGTTGAAACAGTAACAAATGATGCGGATGGTAATATCAACTTTGCTGAATTGACATTTGACAAAGCTGGTACATACAACTACCACATCGTTGAGAAAAAAGCGAACACAACTGAAAAAGGTGTTACTTACGATGCCAACCCTGTTGGCGTTACAGTTACTGTAACAGCAGATGCTGAGGGCAAATTGTCTGCAGCTGTCGCTTACGAAAATGATGATAAGACTTTTGAAAATACATACGCTGCTGAGAAAACTTCAGCTCCTATTGAAGTGACAAAAGCTCTTACCGGTCGTACCTTGAAAGCTGATGAGTTTGAGTTTGTCTTGAAGAACGACGCAGATGGCTCAGAAGTTCAAAAAGTGAAGAACACTGCCGACGGTAAGGTTAAATTCTCTCCAATCGACTACACTGCAGCTGGGACTTACAAATACACTATCGTTGAAACTAACGCTGGACAAACTATTGACGGTGTAACATACGATAGTCTCGAAGTGAAAGTCACAGTAGAAGTTACAGACGATGGTGAAGGAAAACTTACTGCTAACGTAACTTACCCAGCGGACAAAGAGTTTAACAACAGCTACGGAGCTTCAAAAACTCCAGCTCCTCTTGCAGTTAAGAAAACACTTACTGGTCGTGAGTTGAAAGCTGATGAGTTTGAGTTTACTTTGACAGACAAAGATGGTAATGTGAAAGAGACAGTCAAGAATGACAAAGATGGAAACGTTAAGTTCTCAGCCTTGTCATTCGATGAAGTTGGAACTTTCACTTACAAGATTACTGAAAAAGCTGGTACTGCTACAGGCATCACGTACGACACGAAAACAATCACTGCTACAGTTACTGTAACGGACAATGGTAAAGGTGCCCTCGAAGCAACTGTTACTTACGATGATGAAAAAGCATTCGAGAACACTTACACTCCAGCAGGAGCTACAAGTGTAACTCTTGGAGCTAAGAAAGTTCTTGAAGGTAAAGATCTTGAAGCTGGTAAATACAGCTTTGAGCTGAAGAAAGCAGACGGAACTGTTGTTGAAACAGTGACAAACGCCGCTGATGGAACAGTGACCTTCTCACCAATCTCATATGATGAGAGCCAAGTGGGAACTCACAAGTACACCATCTCTGAAGTTGCTGGAACTGAAACAGGAATCACTTACGATAAGACAGTTAAAGAAGTTGAAGTAACTGTTGAGAAAGTAAGTGCAACTGAATTGAAAGCAACAGCTTCAAAAGAAGCGAACGATCTTGTATTTACAAACACTTACACTCCAGCGAAAACTGAAGTTCCTGTGAAGAAAGTATGGAAGGACGCGAACAACCAAGACGGTAAACGTCCAACTTCTGTCACAGTTAAATTGCTTGCGGACGGTCAAGATACTGGTAAGACACTTGAGCTTAACGTCGCAAACAACTGGGCTGGAAGCTTCACAAACCTTGATGCTGATAAAGGTGGCACACCTATCCAGTACACGGTAGTAGAAGTAACTGTTGCTGGTTACACTTCTGATGTTACTGGTGACTCTGCATCAGGATTCACTATCACAAATAGCTATTCTCCAGAAACAGTTGATGTAAAAGCAACTAAGAACTGGGATGACGCTAACAACCAAGATGGCAAACGTCCAACCAAGATTACAATCAATCTTTTAGCAGACGGTCAGAAAGTTGATTCGAAAGAAGTTCAAGCAGCCGCAGATGGAACTTGGACTGTCGAATTCACGAAATTAGCAAAATATAAAGCTGGTAAAGAAATCAAATACACTGTAACAGAAGAAGCCGTAGCCGAATACGAATCAACTATTACAGACTTTACCATCACAAACAAATATGCTCCTAAAGCAATCGACTACAAGGTAACAAAAGTATGGAACGATGCGAACAACCAAGACGGCAAACGTCCTGAGTCCGTAACGGTTCAACTTTACAAAAAAGTAGGAGATGCTGATCCAGTAGCCGTTGAAGGTAAGAAATTGACCTTGACAGCTAAGGAGAAGACTGATGATAACACTTGGGTAGCATCCTTCACAAATCTTCCACAATACGAAGCTGGTAAAGAAATCACTTACTCTATCGATGAAGTAGATGTACCAGCTGGTTATGAAGCTTCTGTAACTGGTCAAGTAGTGACTAACACTCACAATCCAGAAACAGTCGTTCTTTCAGGAACTAAGGTTTGGGATGATAACAACAACCAAAGTGGCAAACGTGCAGATAAAGTGAAAGTTCAAATTCTTAACGGCGACAAAGTTGTTCAAGAAATTGAAGTATCAGAAGCAACTGGTTGGAAGTTCGAATCAAAAGCACTTCCTAAGTATGGAAATGGTACAGAAATCAAGTACACTGTCAAAGAAGTGGCTGTAAAAGAATATACCTCAACAGTTACTACGGACAAAGATGGTAAGTACACAGTTACCAATGAATACACACCAGAGAAAACATCTGTAAAAGGTAAGAAGATCTGGAAAGATGAAGAGAACAAAGACGGTATCCGTCCAGCATCTATCACAGTGAAACTTCTTGCCGATGGTCAAGACACTGGTAAGACTGCGGTAGCTTCAGAAGCAACTGGTTGGACTTATGAGTTTACAGGACTTGAGCGTTATAAAGATACTAAAGGTACAGAATTCAAGTACTCTGTAGAAGAAGTGCCGGTTGAAGGTTATTCATCTAAAGTAGAAGGCTTCAATATCACAAATACACACACTCCAGAAAAACCAACACCTGGCAAACCAAATGAACCAGGAAAACCAAGTCCAAAATCTCAACTTCCTAACACTGGTGAAAAAGCATCTAGCGCAGCAGTAGTTGCAGGACTTGCTTTGATGGCAGTGACTGGTGGATTGTACTTTGTAAGCCGTAAAAATAAATAA
- a CDS encoding TetR/AcrR family transcriptional regulator produces the protein MPKNTRDLIINSLITLAKKNPLRSSFTMTEIAAEAGISRQAIYQKHFNNFEDIIEYIHEETNQHIFNVFNKYCPSNDGDPISFLADHILPLIYEKREIVNTLYTTQVDPCWKEFLRGTYSEWVLKNVNYQLKYNFNKEDIAYIITTMAISFIEVWIRKDDPTPPEEYRETFIQLSKTSLCDYIVS, from the coding sequence ATGCCAAAGAATACTCGTGACTTAATTATTAATTCACTCATCACACTTGCTAAGAAGAACCCTCTGCGCTCTTCTTTTACCATGACTGAAATCGCAGCTGAAGCTGGTATTTCACGACAAGCGATTTATCAAAAGCATTTTAACAACTTTGAAGATATTATCGAATACATTCACGAAGAGACCAATCAGCACATTTTTAACGTCTTTAATAAGTACTGCCCTAGCAATGATGGAGATCCTATCAGCTTTTTAGCAGACCATATACTTCCTCTCATATACGAAAAAAGGGAAATTGTTAACACCTTGTATACCACACAAGTCGACCCATGTTGGAAGGAATTTCTGCGTGGAACATACTCAGAGTGGGTACTAAAGAATGTCAATTACCAACTGAAATATAATTTTAATAAAGAGGACATCGCTTATATCATTACGACCATGGCAATCTCTTTCATTGAAGTCTGGATTCGTAAGGATGATCCAACACCACCTGAAGAGTATAGAGAGACTTTTATTCAATTGTCTAAAACTTCTCTGTGTGACTATATTGTGTCCTAA
- a CDS encoding YdbC family protein has protein sequence MAEFTFEIEEHLLTLSENDKGWTKELNRVSFNGAPAKFDIRAWSPDHTKMGKGITLSNEEFQVMVDAFKGQQ, from the coding sequence ATGGCAGAATTTACATTTGAAATCGAAGAACACTTGCTCACCTTGTCTGAAAATGACAAAGGATGGACAAAAGAACTAAATCGCGTTAGCTTTAATGGTGCCCCTGCAAAGTTTGACATTCGCGCTTGGAGCCCAGACCATACCAAAATGGGCAAAGGAATCACGCTTTCCAATGAAGAATTTCAGGTAATGGTCGATGCCTTTAAAGGGCAACAATAA
- a CDS encoding ATP cone domain-containing protein, which produces MQVIKRNGEIAEFDPDKIYQAVLKAAQTVYVLTDDLRQNLAQVTKKVVLDLEEAKVERATISMIQSMVEHRLLGAGYITIAEHYISYRLQRDLERSGYGDHIAVHLHFEQIR; this is translated from the coding sequence ATGCAAGTAATCAAACGTAATGGAGAAATTGCTGAATTTGATCCAGATAAAATTTACCAAGCTGTTCTAAAAGCAGCCCAAACAGTTTATGTTTTGACTGATGACCTACGTCAAAACTTAGCTCAAGTTACTAAAAAAGTCGTTTTGGACTTGGAAGAAGCAAAAGTAGAACGTGCCACTATCAGCATGATCCAGTCAATGGTTGAGCACCGCTTGCTTGGAGCTGGCTACATTACAATCGCAGAACATTATATCTCTTATCGCTTGCAACGCGATTTGGAGAGAAGTGGTTATGGCGACCATATCGCTGTTCATCTTCATTTTGAACAAATTCGTTAA